A window of Mucilaginibacter paludis DSM 18603 contains these coding sequences:
- a CDS encoding response regulator transcription factor translates to MSQILVCDDEQEILDITRLILEDAGHQVIAVIDSGAVASLIEQEQPDVLLIDLWMPGLSGDQVVRQLRNNGSMRHIPIVVISASKEGKEIAYAAGADDFLEKPYDIDDLVAIVEKQLV, encoded by the coding sequence ATGAGCCAAATACTGGTATGTGATGATGAACAGGAGATACTGGATATCACACGCCTTATTTTAGAAGATGCAGGGCACCAAGTGATAGCTGTTATTGATAGCGGCGCTGTTGCATCTTTAATAGAACAGGAACAGCCGGATGTGTTGCTTATAGACCTTTGGATGCCCGGCCTGTCTGGCGACCAGGTAGTGAGGCAACTTCGCAACAATGGATCAATGAGGCACATTCCAATTGTGGTCATTTCAGCAAGTAAGGAGGGAAAGGAAATCGCTTACGCAGCCGGTGCAGACGACTTCCTGGAAAAACCCTACGACATTGATGACCTGGTAGCGATAGTTGAAAAACAATTGGTATAA
- a CDS encoding PAS domain-containing sensor histidine kinase, with protein MNNNSGEFTNPEKHNDSGLTEPLQEMDIAKIALDSANVGIWIMDPVSGKFLPSERTRDLFGFLPGADMSFEDAMSRVVDKYRKSVKLAIENAFKKQHTLYIEFPITGFADQKQRWLNVTGGFSSSTATNSYFSGIIMDVTEQKQNDLRRSKFIGMVSHELKTPLTALKAYVQMLNNWAKKQKDNFTIGALSKVDKQVKKMLNMINSLLNLSGAEAGKIHLKKEEFRLDVLINEVVEETLFITSTHHIVTSPCDSVTINADREKIEQVLVNLLSNAAKYSDKTAEIEIGCTVRGDNVEVSVRDQGLGIAPADIQKLFLPHYRVESKETEKIAGFGIGLYLCAEIINRHHGKIWAESEPGKGSTFKFTLPVG; from the coding sequence ATGAATAATAATAGTGGCGAATTTACTAACCCTGAAAAACATAACGATTCCGGATTGACCGAACCTCTCCAGGAGATGGATATAGCGAAGATTGCTCTTGATTCTGCCAATGTTGGCATCTGGATTATGGACCCCGTCTCCGGGAAATTCCTCCCCTCGGAACGTACCAGGGATTTATTCGGATTTTTGCCTGGAGCTGATATGTCTTTTGAGGATGCCATGTCAAGGGTTGTTGATAAATACAGGAAAAGTGTAAAGCTCGCTATTGAGAATGCATTTAAAAAACAGCATACCCTTTACATTGAATTTCCGATTACGGGCTTTGCCGATCAGAAACAAAGATGGTTGAATGTAACCGGGGGATTTAGTAGCTCAACAGCCACCAACAGCTATTTCTCGGGGATTATTATGGACGTTACCGAGCAGAAGCAAAATGACCTGAGACGGAGTAAATTTATTGGCATGGTTAGCCATGAGCTAAAAACGCCGCTTACCGCCTTGAAGGCTTATGTACAGATGCTCAATAACTGGGCTAAAAAACAGAAAGATAATTTTACGATAGGGGCACTATCAAAAGTGGATAAGCAGGTTAAAAAAATGCTTAACATGATTAATAGCTTGCTTAATTTATCCGGTGCCGAAGCCGGTAAAATACATTTGAAAAAAGAAGAGTTTAGGCTTGATGTATTGATCAACGAGGTGGTGGAAGAAACTTTATTTATAACTTCTACTCATCATATCGTTACCTCTCCCTGCGATTCGGTTACCATCAACGCCGATCGTGAAAAAATAGAACAGGTACTGGTAAACCTGCTGAGCAATGCAGCAAAATATTCTGATAAAACTGCGGAAATAGAAATAGGTTGCACCGTACGCGGCGATAATGTGGAGGTAAGCGTAAGAGACCAGGGGCTTGGTATAGCGCCTGCGGATATTCAAAAGCTTTTTTTGCCTCATTACCGTGTGGAAAGTAAAGAAACAGAAAAAATTGCAGGTTTTGGTATAGGGCTTTATCTGTGTGCCGAAATCATCAACAGGCACCATGGTAAGATATGGGCAGAAAGCGAACCTGGCAAAGGGAGCACATTTAAATTTACGCTCCCGGTTGGGTAA
- a CDS encoding carbamoyltransferase family protein, with amino-acid sequence MYILGISAFFHDSAACLLNDDSIVAAAQEERFTRKKNDERFPACAVSYCLQAAGIGLDQVDYIVFYEKPFLKFERLLETSLSFAPKGFLSFTKSMPLWLKEKLFLKKKLLQELKKIDQRFDNQKVNLLFSSHHMSHASSAFYPSPFNHAVILTADGVGEWTTTSVSIAEGNRIKFIKEIRFPHSIGLLYSAFTYYLGFKVNSDEYKVMGLAPYGNPRFVDLIFKHLVDLKTDGSFRLNLKYFGYCTGLTMTGVAFELLFGNPRREPLMPVTSFHMDVARSIQVVIEQIMLAITTTLFQELKIDNLCMSGGVALNCVANSKILRQSGFKNIWIQPASGDAGGALGAAYAVYYDYLENPRLITSPSDKMQNALLGPSFQDNDVKTELLNQNATFEELTKDNYYSAVADQIANGKVVGYFRGRMEFGPRSLGARSILADPRNHRMQSILNQKIKFRESFRPFAPAILEEHAPSYFDITEKSPYMMLVADVTEDVRIYPDKQKQVLHGFDLLKQIRSTIPAVTHVDFSARVQTVGQDSHPDFYNLINAFYKITGCPILINTSFNRMNEPIVNTVSDALACFGQTGIDVLVIGRFLIRKK; translated from the coding sequence ATGTACATTCTGGGGATCTCTGCTTTTTTTCATGATAGCGCCGCCTGCCTTCTAAATGATGATTCAATCGTTGCGGCCGCACAAGAGGAACGGTTTACCCGGAAAAAAAACGACGAAAGGTTCCCTGCATGTGCTGTAAGTTATTGCCTGCAGGCGGCCGGGATCGGATTAGATCAAGTGGACTACATCGTCTTCTACGAAAAACCTTTTTTAAAATTCGAGCGTCTTTTAGAAACCTCTTTATCCTTCGCTCCGAAAGGTTTTTTATCATTTACGAAGTCAATGCCGCTCTGGTTAAAAGAAAAGCTATTTTTAAAAAAGAAGCTTCTACAGGAACTGAAGAAAATAGACCAGCGATTTGATAATCAGAAGGTTAATTTACTTTTCAGCAGCCATCACATGTCGCACGCGTCTTCCGCTTTTTATCCTTCTCCTTTTAACCATGCCGTAATACTGACAGCCGACGGAGTAGGCGAATGGACAACCACTTCTGTATCGATAGCCGAGGGTAATAGAATCAAATTTATCAAAGAAATTAGATTCCCCCATTCCATTGGCCTGTTATATTCTGCATTTACCTATTATTTAGGTTTCAAGGTAAACAGCGACGAGTATAAGGTTATGGGATTAGCGCCGTATGGTAACCCCCGGTTTGTAGACCTCATATTCAAACACCTGGTGGATCTCAAAACAGACGGTTCGTTCCGGTTAAATTTAAAATACTTCGGCTATTGTACAGGTCTTACCATGACAGGCGTAGCATTTGAGCTATTATTCGGTAATCCACGCCGTGAGCCGTTAATGCCCGTCACCTCGTTTCACATGGATGTTGCCCGGTCTATCCAGGTGGTTATCGAGCAGATCATGTTAGCGATAACTACTACCCTATTCCAGGAATTAAAGATCGATAACCTTTGCATGTCAGGTGGTGTAGCGTTAAATTGTGTGGCGAATAGTAAAATACTTCGTCAATCGGGCTTCAAAAACATTTGGATACAACCGGCTTCCGGCGATGCGGGAGGTGCTTTAGGGGCCGCATACGCAGTATACTACGATTATTTAGAAAACCCGAGACTTATAACATCGCCAAGCGATAAAATGCAAAACGCATTACTGGGACCGTCGTTTCAGGATAACGATGTTAAAACGGAGCTATTAAACCAAAACGCCACGTTTGAAGAGTTGACCAAAGACAACTATTACAGTGCCGTAGCGGATCAAATAGCAAACGGAAAAGTAGTGGGGTATTTCAGAGGTAGAATGGAATTTGGTCCGCGGTCACTCGGGGCGCGAAGCATCCTTGCAGACCCACGCAACCACAGGATGCAATCCATACTCAATCAAAAAATAAAATTCAGGGAATCCTTTCGTCCGTTTGCTCCGGCAATTTTAGAGGAACATGCTCCATCCTACTTTGACATCACTGAAAAAAGCCCGTATATGATGCTCGTAGCCGATGTTACTGAAGACGTCAGGATTTATCCAGATAAACAGAAACAAGTTCTGCACGGATTTGATTTGCTAAAGCAGATCCGGTCAACAATTCCTGCTGTAACACATGTGGATTTCTCCGCAAGGGTACAGACCGTTGGACAGGATAGCCATCCTGATTTTTATAACCTGATAAACGCTTTTTATAAGATTACAGGGTGCCCGATACTCATCAATACCTCCTTTAACAGGATGAACGAACCGATAGTCAACACTGTATCTGATGCACTGGCCTGCTTCGGGCAAACTGGAATTGATGTTTTGGTGATCGGGCGTTTCCTAATCAGGAAGAAGTAA
- a CDS encoding DUF5989 family protein: MEIVIEFFHFLQSRKRYWLLPLFAVLFLLGLLLVLAQGSALAPFIYTLF; this comes from the coding sequence ATGGAAATAGTAATTGAGTTTTTTCACTTCCTGCAGTCCCGTAAGCGCTACTGGTTATTGCCACTGTTTGCAGTGCTCTTTTTATTGGGGCTTTTACTGGTGCTGGCGCAGGGATCAGCACTGGCGCCATTCATCTACACTTTATTTTAA
- a CDS encoding SxtJ family membrane protein, protein MTNKPINRKFGLVTGIACLIFNICLAVFKHSTNMLPGATGLILLLAALTVPDFLNPIRIVWNKIGEILGLLNTTIILSIMFFLIITPISILLRLFKKRAIETEWQEQKISYWQPSEQYEKGSYKQQF, encoded by the coding sequence ATGACTAATAAACCGATCAATAGAAAATTCGGACTGGTAACGGGTATAGCCTGCCTTATTTTCAATATATGCCTGGCGGTGTTTAAACACAGTACCAATATGTTACCAGGCGCTACGGGTCTAATCCTTTTGTTGGCCGCCCTCACGGTTCCGGATTTCTTAAATCCAATCCGGATCGTTTGGAACAAAATCGGCGAAATCTTAGGTTTACTCAATACCACAATAATCTTGTCCATTATGTTTTTCCTGATTATTACCCCAATCAGCATATTACTGAGGCTTTTTAAAAAACGTGCAATCGAAACGGAATGGCAGGAGCAGAAGATAAGTTACTGGCAGCCTTCGGAACAATATGAAAAGGGATCGTACAAGCAACAGTTTTAA
- a CDS encoding GSCFA domain-containing protein yields MKEIPLSKNKLKWFKILAMITPVVILILFELTLRFAGYGHNTDLFIRYPDDPSYWVMNKYASARYFSDTVNATKGNIEAFKVNKTANTVRLFVLGESTTAGYPYGHNGSFHRWLYYRLMNTYPGIHFEVINLSLTAVNSYTVLDFGKQLVDYKADAVLIYTGHNEYYGALGVGSTSHIANNRTLVRLVLQLRRSRIVQLIESCLRNLKSGTKTSVNQRENLMKRMAASQQIRYGSEEYNTGITQFQTNMDELCQVLQHRSIPVFLSTLVSNEKDQPPFISGGERANARAEFKKADLLYASGNYGLAKQLFVKAKELDLLRFRAPDTLNRLITALAAKYKNVHLVDARKIFEAHSPHQVLGAETLLEHVHPNLYGYALLSEAFYQSIHQSKLIKATIGQEMSFKDLLRRMPVTRMDSLYGAYTIMMLKSGWPFNEPIPVDYKRGNSLDEQLAGALAVNRISWTDAINQLFQQSMKSKDYKTALKAVEAALLESPQNITYKIYAARLSFDLGNFTDAVFYFKTAFDQQPSFENIRNMYLVYLKTDQPEKSIPYIEVGIRLHPRDLSLSVMLATVKDIVKAKTRLALSPKDASLKERISLDYQVISIDDVAGKYRTILLK; encoded by the coding sequence ATGAAAGAAATACCATTATCTAAAAATAAATTAAAGTGGTTTAAGATACTGGCCATGATTACACCCGTTGTGATACTGATTTTATTTGAGCTTACTCTACGCTTTGCCGGATACGGGCACAATACCGATCTGTTTATCCGCTATCCAGATGACCCGTCCTATTGGGTTATGAATAAATACGCATCCGCACGCTATTTTTCAGACACGGTAAACGCTACGAAAGGGAACATTGAGGCTTTCAAAGTTAATAAAACTGCCAATACGGTAAGACTGTTTGTACTTGGCGAATCCACAACAGCCGGATACCCATATGGCCATAACGGGTCCTTTCATCGCTGGTTGTACTACCGGCTGATGAATACTTATCCCGGCATCCATTTTGAAGTTATCAATCTTTCCTTAACCGCGGTTAACTCCTATACCGTACTGGATTTCGGGAAACAACTCGTGGATTATAAAGCAGATGCCGTGCTGATCTATACCGGGCATAATGAATATTATGGTGCCTTAGGCGTAGGTTCAACCAGCCATATCGCTAACAACCGTACATTGGTAAGACTGGTTCTTCAATTACGCCGCTCCCGCATTGTTCAGTTAATTGAGTCCTGCTTGAGGAACCTCAAAAGCGGAACAAAAACAAGTGTTAATCAAAGAGAGAACCTGATGAAAAGAATGGCTGCCAGCCAGCAGATCAGATATGGTTCCGAAGAGTACAATACAGGTATCACACAGTTTCAAACCAATATGGATGAACTGTGCCAGGTATTGCAGCACAGATCCATCCCCGTGTTTTTAAGTACCTTGGTTAGTAACGAAAAAGACCAGCCGCCTTTTATCAGCGGCGGGGAACGAGCAAACGCCAGGGCTGAATTTAAAAAAGCGGATTTACTGTATGCTTCGGGCAATTACGGCTTAGCTAAACAACTATTTGTTAAAGCAAAGGAACTTGACCTGCTACGTTTCCGGGCACCAGACACCCTCAATAGGCTCATTACCGCGCTTGCGGCAAAGTATAAAAATGTTCACCTGGTTGATGCCAGAAAAATCTTTGAAGCACATTCACCGCACCAGGTATTGGGAGCCGAAACGCTTTTAGAGCATGTCCATCCCAATCTATATGGTTATGCACTTCTATCAGAAGCTTTTTATCAATCTATTCATCAATCAAAGCTCATCAAAGCAACCATTGGACAGGAAATGTCATTTAAGGATCTTTTAAGGCGGATGCCTGTTACGAGGATGGATTCGCTTTACGGAGCCTATACTATTATGATGTTAAAATCCGGATGGCCATTTAACGAACCGATACCTGTTGATTATAAGCGTGGAAATTCATTGGACGAACAATTGGCAGGTGCTTTAGCGGTCAACAGAATCAGTTGGACCGATGCGATAAACCAGTTATTTCAGCAAAGCATGAAATCAAAAGACTATAAGACTGCGTTGAAAGCTGTTGAAGCAGCACTGCTTGAATCTCCCCAAAATATAACCTACAAAATTTATGCTGCCAGGCTCAGTTTTGATCTTGGCAATTTCACAGATGCTGTTTTTTATTTTAAAACGGCTTTTGACCAGCAGCCATCATTCGAGAATATCCGCAATATGTACCTCGTGTATTTAAAAACAGACCAACCGGAAAAATCAATACCCTATATTGAGGTTGGCATACGTCTGCATCCCCGGGATCTTTCTTTGTCAGTCATGCTGGCTACGGTTAAGGATATCGTGAAAGCAAAAACCAGGCTCGCTCTATCCCCGAAGGACGCATCCCTGAAAGAAAGAATATCATTAGATTACCAGGTTATAAGCATTGATGATGTTGCCGGGAAATATAGAACAATCCTACTTAAATAA
- a CDS encoding RagB/SusD family nutrient uptake outer membrane protein: MKKTYLIISGIMVLFGSFSCTKLATKNYGQIISSEFTPGPADVAALVGAPYTNWRTLELGRSSNAIWRTNEISADEEVIPQRPNGWVDGGVYRRMHTHKWTADEDNSYQIWTNAYAGITGCNRLLYQIDAGLIPVVASGKAPLEAELKVLRASFYYALIDFFGNVPIVTKFDLPAGFVPTQSSRKEVYDFIISELTTNVPLLSTLNDGTTYGRFNKWAGEALLAKMYLNAGVYTGTPDYANCITACNAVIASGLYSLEANQASVFLQQNQNSKEIIFAIPFDQTYTADGSTAWTLHMETLQPENQATYNFQNSPWGGICAIPQFISTFDPQDSRLASNWVQGQQYTAAGVPLNGSLGAFKDKPLAYINALPGVDSSEEVHGFRLGKYQIVSGELVGMSNDFPLLRYADVLMMKAEASLRSGDAVTAATLVTQVRQRAFTNNPAKAVVTAAQLLSATTVYDYGLNNHLQTTHETVSDIQYGRFLDELGWEFAQEGRRRQDLIRFGVFTKKSWLSHSPNGDYRTLLPIPTSALHTNGNLKQNPGY; the protein is encoded by the coding sequence ATGAAAAAGACATATTTAATAATTAGCGGAATAATGGTTTTGTTTGGAAGCTTTTCCTGCACAAAACTTGCCACCAAAAACTATGGGCAAATCATATCCAGCGAATTTACGCCCGGCCCCGCCGATGTAGCGGCTTTGGTAGGTGCCCCATATACCAACTGGAGAACCTTGGAACTGGGCAGAAGCTCCAACGCGATATGGCGCACAAATGAAATTTCGGCGGACGAAGAGGTAATCCCTCAAAGGCCAAACGGATGGGTAGATGGCGGTGTTTACAGGCGTATGCACACCCATAAATGGACAGCTGATGAAGATAACAGCTACCAGATATGGACTAACGCTTATGCGGGTATCACCGGATGCAACCGGTTACTTTATCAGATAGATGCGGGCCTGATACCGGTAGTGGCATCCGGAAAGGCACCGCTTGAAGCAGAACTTAAAGTACTTCGTGCATCTTTTTACTACGCCCTGATCGATTTTTTTGGCAATGTACCCATCGTAACCAAGTTTGATTTGCCGGCAGGTTTTGTACCTACGCAAAGCAGCAGGAAAGAGGTATATGATTTCATTATTTCGGAACTGACCACCAATGTACCATTATTAAGCACGCTGAATGACGGCACCACATACGGAAGGTTTAATAAATGGGCGGGTGAGGCCTTGTTAGCTAAAATGTATCTGAACGCGGGTGTTTATACCGGTACACCAGATTATGCAAATTGCATAACAGCCTGTAACGCTGTTATCGCTTCAGGTCTTTATTCGCTCGAAGCCAATCAGGCCAGTGTTTTCCTGCAGCAAAACCAAAACTCCAAGGAGATCATATTTGCTATACCCTTCGACCAGACCTATACAGCGGATGGCAGCACGGCATGGACCTTGCACATGGAAACGCTTCAGCCAGAAAACCAGGCAACATACAACTTTCAAAACTCACCCTGGGGAGGGATTTGCGCTATCCCGCAGTTTATCAGCACATTCGACCCTCAGGATAGCCGCCTGGCCAGCAATTGGGTACAAGGCCAGCAATATACAGCCGCCGGCGTGCCGTTAAATGGATCGTTAGGCGCTTTTAAAGATAAGCCCCTGGCTTATATTAATGCTCTTCCGGGTGTAGATTCATCCGAAGAAGTTCACGGTTTCAGGTTAGGTAAATACCAGATCGTTTCAGGAGAACTGGTTGGCATGAGCAACGATTTCCCGTTGCTGCGCTACGCTGATGTGCTGATGATGAAAGCAGAGGCATCGTTAAGATCAGGAGATGCCGTTACCGCTGCCACCCTGGTTACCCAGGTGCGTCAAAGGGCATTTACCAACAATCCGGCTAAAGCTGTTGTTACAGCGGCTCAGCTTTTGTCGGCAACTACGGTGTATGATTACGGATTGAACAATCACTTGCAAACAACCCACGAAACCGTATCTGATATTCAGTACGGCCGTTTTCTGGACGAATTAGGCTGGGAGTTTGCCCAGGAAGGAAGACGAAGACAGGATTTGATCCGGTTTGGGGTATTTACTAAAAAATCGTGGTTGTCCCATTCACCCAACGGCGATTACCGCACCTTACTGCCAATACCCACCAGTGCGCTTCATACCAACGGTAACCTTAAACAAAATCCGGGATATTAA
- a CDS encoding SusC/RagA family TonB-linked outer membrane protein — translation MKKNRLYLRYKLLFAFFLASAFTLCAHAQTGSIKIKGKVKDAKGIALPGVSIKIKGTQGGAQTSLEGDFVLTAPGNATLVFTFVGFTTQEVPVNNRTVINVVLTDNNQALSEVVVIGYGAQRKADVTSAVTTVKSTDFVTGPVSDAAGLLKGKVAGLTVSTPSGDPNAQSQIMLRGNNSLYGNLGLLYIIDGVPGDLLTVAPEDIAEISVLKDGSSAAIYGVRGSNGVIIITTKHATGSAINQVDYNGNETYSQISKKPDLLTGDDYRRQIAAGTRDPNYDLGSNTNWIKAMSNSFPVSHIHGLTFRGGNDQTNYLASLNYRYNQGIFLKSDHQQITGRVDINHIMLDGKLKFNLGLLQTNFNDHPFNTYDYEQQLKMNPTAPVRMPDGSFYQEPNNFEYQNPVSDIYNTDQPQTSFNSKYNATITYLPVVGLRLSAIGSYTKHGYLNRYFANFDNISTIRDKQNGVADISQGQSVDRYLNLSAEYSKSIGDHRLTLLGGYEYQDNNTFTTQMDNHNFPTDLFGYNDIFTGAALKLGNANMASSQSLTNLISYIGRLTYNYKEKYLLLASLRIDGASQFYGAAHPFGKFPAVQAGWRITKESFMEDQKIFDDLKLRVGYGITGNPPRKSFLAVGLLDYGNSVLYNGQFIQTLSPSQNANPGLRWEEKHETDLGLDYSMFKGLITGTIDAYKRKVTDLLYNFAVPSPPNLYPYTFANAGTMENKGLEVVININAIKKRDFQWTTSFNFSTNSNKLISLSNDIYQTTSDFFTTGNTGDPITTSTNIVRVGRNIGDFYGFKVTGVSSDGKWIYQEPDGTTKPYDQFNHNFNDKQVLGNGIPKYYAGWNNTLHYKDWDFGVTMRGAFGFQILNSLRMNYENTSVTNYNRLKSSEDKVFGTAVLNKTVPLEFNSYYIENGDYWKIDNINLGYTWRKLKSKFVHNPRIYISTVNTFTITKYKGLDPEVDRFGDVNGDSQGLSPGVESRDTYPTVRTFTIGLSASF, via the coding sequence ATGAAAAAAAATAGACTTTATTTAAGGTATAAGCTGCTTTTTGCCTTTTTTTTGGCATCCGCCTTCACACTATGCGCCCATGCCCAAACCGGCAGCATCAAAATAAAAGGCAAGGTAAAGGATGCTAAAGGGATTGCGCTCCCTGGTGTAAGCATAAAAATTAAAGGGACACAGGGTGGCGCACAAACCTCACTGGAAGGCGACTTTGTATTGACGGCCCCCGGTAATGCCACGCTGGTTTTCACGTTCGTAGGATTTACCACTCAAGAGGTTCCAGTTAATAACCGTACCGTCATCAACGTTGTGCTTACAGATAACAACCAGGCACTAAGCGAAGTGGTAGTCATCGGATACGGGGCACAGCGAAAAGCCGATGTAACCAGTGCGGTAACTACGGTAAAATCAACTGACTTTGTAACAGGGCCGGTTTCGGACGCGGCCGGACTGCTTAAAGGAAAAGTTGCGGGCCTTACCGTTTCAACCCCCTCCGGCGATCCCAATGCCCAATCTCAGATCATGCTGCGCGGTAATAACTCCTTGTATGGCAATCTGGGATTACTGTATATCATCGATGGTGTACCCGGCGACTTGCTAACGGTAGCGCCTGAAGATATTGCAGAAATATCGGTATTAAAAGATGGTTCGTCCGCGGCAATTTATGGGGTACGTGGCTCAAATGGGGTAATTATCATTACCACCAAGCACGCAACGGGCAGTGCAATTAACCAGGTGGATTACAATGGTAATGAAACGTACAGCCAGATCTCCAAGAAACCTGACCTGCTTACCGGGGATGATTACCGCAGGCAGATTGCAGCCGGTACCAGGGATCCAAATTATGATCTGGGAAGCAATACCAATTGGATAAAGGCGATGAGCAATAGTTTCCCGGTTTCACACATCCATGGGCTTACCTTCAGGGGAGGCAACGACCAGACCAATTACTTGGCTTCGCTGAATTACCGCTATAATCAGGGGATATTTCTGAAAAGTGATCATCAGCAGATCACCGGGCGTGTCGACATTAACCACATCATGCTGGATGGTAAACTGAAGTTTAACCTCGGCCTGCTCCAAACTAACTTTAACGACCATCCTTTTAATACCTACGATTATGAGCAGCAGCTAAAAATGAACCCTACTGCCCCCGTAAGGATGCCGGATGGAAGCTTTTACCAGGAACCTAACAATTTTGAGTACCAAAATCCCGTATCTGATATCTACAATACCGATCAGCCGCAAACCAGCTTCAACAGTAAATACAATGCAACAATAACTTACCTGCCTGTTGTAGGCTTAAGGCTTTCCGCCATCGGTTCCTACACCAAGCACGGTTACCTGAACCGCTATTTCGCCAATTTCGACAACATATCAACCATCCGTGATAAACAGAACGGCGTGGCCGATATTTCACAGGGTCAATCTGTTGACAGATACCTCAACTTATCGGCTGAATATTCAAAATCTATCGGAGACCATCGCTTAACGCTATTAGGCGGGTACGAATATCAGGATAACAATACTTTTACTACCCAGATGGATAATCATAATTTCCCGACAGACTTGTTTGGTTATAATGATATTTTTACGGGCGCTGCGTTGAAACTTGGAAACGCAAATATGGCCAGTAGCCAAAGCCTCACCAACCTGATCAGCTACATCGGCCGTTTAACCTATAACTATAAAGAGAAATACCTCTTGCTGGCAAGCTTACGTATTGATGGCGCCAGTCAATTTTATGGCGCGGCACATCCTTTTGGTAAATTTCCTGCTGTACAAGCCGGCTGGAGGATAACCAAAGAATCGTTTATGGAAGACCAAAAGATATTTGATGACCTGAAGTTGCGCGTAGGCTATGGAATTACCGGTAACCCTCCAAGAAAATCGTTCCTGGCTGTGGGCTTACTTGATTATGGTAATTCTGTTTTATATAACGGGCAGTTTATCCAGACATTGTCCCCTTCGCAGAACGCCAACCCCGGCCTTCGCTGGGAAGAAAAGCATGAAACCGATCTGGGATTAGATTACAGCATGTTTAAAGGGCTCATTACGGGTACTATAGATGCCTATAAGCGCAAGGTTACAGACTTGTTGTACAATTTCGCGGTGCCAAGTCCGCCCAACCTTTACCCTTATACGTTTGCCAACGCCGGAACGATGGAAAACAAGGGGCTTGAGGTGGTAATCAATATCAATGCTATCAAAAAAAGGGATTTTCAATGGACAACCTCTTTCAATTTCTCTACTAACTCCAATAAACTGATCAGCTTGTCTAATGATATCTATCAGACTACCAGTGATTTTTTCACAACCGGAAATACAGGCGATCCTATTACAACATCTACTAACATCGTGCGGGTAGGGCGTAACATAGGTGATTTTTATGGATTTAAGGTTACAGGTGTATCATCGGACGGCAAATGGATATACCAGGAACCTGATGGTACCACCAAACCATACGACCAATTTAATCACAATTTTAATGATAAACAGGTACTTGGAAATGGTATCCCTAAATATTATGCCGGTTGGAATAATACCCTCCACTATAAGGATTGGGATTTTGGTGTGACTATGCGTGGCGCATTTGGTTTTCAAATTTTGAATTCCTTGCGGATGAATTATGAAAACACGTCTGTTACCAATTACAACCGGTTAAAATCATCAGAGGATAAAGTATTTGGTACCGCGGTATTAAATAAAACTGTGCCGCTTGAATTTAACAGCTATTATATTGAAAACGGCGATTACTGGAAAATTGACAACATTAACCTGGGCTACACCTGGCGTAAGCTGAAATCAAAATTCGTACACAATCCGAGGATCTATATTTCTACCGTAAACACCTTCACCATTACCAAATACAAAGGCCTCGATCCTGAAGTTGACCGTTTTGGTGATGTAAACGGGGATTCACAGGGGCTTTCGCCCGGCGTGGAATCTCGTGATACCTACCCTACCGTCAGAACTTTTACTATCGGGCTTTCGGCCAGTTTTTAA